In Deferrivibrio essentukiensis, the genomic stretch GAAGCTCTTCAATTTTGTGTGGTATGCATTCAAATCCAAAGTCGGAATTTATATCAAATCTGACATATTTAAATTTCGGATGATTTTTAATAAAAAACTTTATGCCTTCAATAATTTCAGAAATATTGACTATTTCAAATAACTCAATTTTATCATTTTTTGAGAAGAGTAACAATTCCTTAGCTATTTTGGCAGCCCTGTCTATATTTTTTTCAAGAGAATTTAATTTTTCCATAACTTTTGGATTATTAGATTCAAGTTTACTTTTAAGGATTTCTATCACCATAGTAGCATTAGTTAGTGGGGTATTTATTTCGTGAGCAATTCCCATAGCAAGTTTACCTATTGAAGAGAACCTGTCATTGAGGGCAGATTTATTTAGATTATCTTCTAATATTTGAATAAATTCATCGTCGAATACCTTCAAAAATCTGAACAAGAAAATAAAAATAAAAATTGCCAATAATCCTCTTATAGAAATTACGGCAAGTTTATCAATTAAATAATCCGATGTTATTAATCCGCTGAAAATACCGTACCCAATAAAAAGATATCCACATTTAAGAAGATTTTTGTAACTTGAAATATTTTTTTTGGCATATCTGTGCGATAGTATTATAAAAACAAGGCCTGACAAGGTAGCTGAAGAGAATCCGAAGATATATCTTATAAGGCTGTCATTACTTATTTGAAAAGAGTAAATATAAGTTGGCAACGCAATCAGTGCCATAACAGATACCAAAAATGTCTTAATTGATTTGTTAATATTTATAGAAGACACAATCAAAAGTGACTTAAATCCAAAGTAAAACAAAAATAAAAAGGAAATTAAGAGTAAGGCAAACTTATACTTGTGCCATATTAAGAATATTTCATTGCTCATATAAATTTTGCTAGTCAATAAATAAAGATCTAACCATTCGTGAATTCCGTGCAGTATGGCAAAAAAAGCTAAATGCCTAAGAGTATTCGCAATTTCAAGGCGACTAAACCTTTTATCTTTAAGGAGTATTGCAAAACCCATTATAAAGAAAGAAAGCCCGTAGAATAAATAAATTATAAATTCTAATAGCATAAAATATCTTATAACTATTTTTACTTTTGTCAAAGGGGTTATGTTAGTCGTCACTCCATTTTTTGCATCTTTAAGAGAAAATTTGACTTTTGTTTAGCCTGGTTTTTTACCTTGAAGGGCAAATAGTCTTTGTTTAAGCTTTTTAAAATTTGGATATTTTTCCCCTGCCCCTCCGTATGCTCTGTGGTAAATTATCTTTTCTAACCACTGTGGGTGTTATGTTAAATTCTTATATAAAATGAGGCAAGGTTGAAATGACTGTATATTTTATTTAATAAAGAGTGTAAATATTCTCTGAACCTTTTGACAAATATTGCTTTTTAATTAAACTACTTGATTTTTTTTGTATTTTTAAACATATTATCTCGCTGAAAATATAAAAAAGCGGAGGTGTGAAGATGCCACTTTATGAGTACAGATGTTCTAAGTGCAATAACCTCTTTCAGTTAATGGAGAAAATATCGGCCTTAAATGAGAGCAGAAAATGCCCTAAGTGTGGCGGCGATTCTAAAAAGATTATATCTTTGTCAAGTTTCCATTTAAAGGGTGGCGGTTGGTATGTAACCGACTATAAAGGAAAATCGAATGGCAACAGTGCCAACAAGGAATCAGCATGTAGTGCTGCTTCTTCCGAGTCACCAAAGTGTGCCAGCTGTCCTGCTTCGGAAACAAAATAAATAATTTAAAAAGGGGGAATCTCCCCCTTTTATTTTCTTCTATCCAAAAACTCAATCAGCTCAAAAAGTGAAAAACATTGGTTTTTAAAGAGCTTTTTGACGCCAAATCTGAAAAAAAGTGCAGTAACTTCCGCATCGTAAAGTGCTCTGTGCCTTTTAAACCCTGATTTACCCCTTAAACTGTATCTTTCAATTATTGCATCAAGGCTGTGGCCGGAGGCTAAGGGTGCTATTTTTTTGGATAGTGAAAGGGTATCAATAACGATATCGAATGGATTTTCTACAAAATAATCTTTAAGGGAATGTTTTAAAAATGCCATATCTTTGGAAGCATCATGAGCAACCAGCACAGAGCCTCTTGCAAAATCGATAAAGTCGTATATTGCTACACACTCTTCTTCACCATTTTTGAGCTCATCTTCAGTAATTTTGTGAATTTCAAAAGAGCTGTCGCTTACTGTTTGTGTTGTTTTTATAAGTCTATGAAATTTTGTTTTAGATATTTTGAAATTGTTCTTAATTTTTACAGCGCCAATTTCAATTATCCTATCCCCTCTTTCGGGAAAAATTCCCGTTGTTTCAAGGTCAAAGACTACATACTCAACTTCGTTTAATGGTTTATCAAGCAATAGTATTGACTCTTCAGAGAAATGTTTAATCATATTTCCCCTTTAAAATTCTAAACGCTGCCATGGCTGCTCCGAAACCGTTGTCTATATTAGTGACCAAGATACCCGAAGCACAGCTTGTGAGCATTGCAAAAAGCGGGGTAAAGCCATTAAGTGCTGTCCCATATCCTACAGAAGTAGGGACGGCAATAATAGGCATGGCAAACATTCCACCTAATACGGAAGGGAGTGCACCTTCCATCCCTGCAATAGCTATGAGCACGTCTGATTTTTCTATTCTATCTTTGAATTCAAATATTCTATGCATTCCTGCCACGCCGATATCAGCGTAAATTTCACTTTTTGCACCCAATGTGTTAAGTGTTTCTTGTGCCTCATAGGCAACCTTTAAATCTGAAGTCCCGGCTGTCACTATACAAACATGACCCTTGATTTTTTTAGGTGTATAAACTTTTCTCATCATTGAAGCATGATGTAGAAATTCACAATCCGGAAACTTTCCTTTTAGATAATTCATCTTATCATCATCAAGTCCGGTGCAGAGAAAATTTACATTATTATTTAGGTATTGTTCTGCAATCTTTTCGATTTGAAACTTACTCTTGTGTTTACCATAAATAATTTCTTCAAACCCCTGTCTAAGATTCCTAAGTGTGTCTATAAAAAAATCTTTTCCCCTCATCTCGGCAATTTTAAGCTCTTTAAGTGCTTCATCTGCTGACAGGTTGCCATTTTCCACTTTTTTAAGTATTTCAGATAAAATCTTACTGTTCATTACCCGAAAAACCTTGACAAATTACATATATTTCAAAAGAATTTTTACGTGTAGCATCAGGTCTTAATATCTTTACATTTTTAAAATAATTCTTTAGCTCTTTTATAAAATCGTCTCTATCCTCTCCGTCAAAGAGTTTGAATAAAAAATTACCATTTTTTACAAGCACTTTTTTTGTGAAATTGAATATTGTTTTAACCAACTCAAGACTGTTCATATGGTCAACAATCTTTTGGCCTGAAGTATTTGGTGCAGCATCGGAAACTACGGTATGGTACCGGTTGGAATATGTCAAAACCTCTTCAAGTGTTTTAGCTTCAGTCAAATCCCCTTTGATAAAGTGAATATTTTCTCCTTTAACATTTTTGATATCAAGGATATCCACACCGACAATTTTACCACTGTTTCCTACAATTTCAGAAAGTACCTGGAGCCATCCCCCCGGTGCACAACCTGCGTCCAGTACGGTGTCACCTTTTTTGATAAGCTTATATTTATCGTTTATCTCTTTTAATTTATATGCAGCCCTAGAGCTGTAGCCCTCTGCTTTGGCCATTTTATAATAGCCATCTTTTCTCTTGTACATAACAATCCTTAATATTTAGTAAGGAACTACTTCGTAATGTTCCAAATGGTATGTTTCGTTTGATTTTATTTCTACTGAGATATTATACATTAACTCTATATCATCAATACTTTCCCTTTCGTAACTTAAAATCATGTCTACTATGTCCGGATGAGCTTCAACCATTATACTTTTTTTTGTAAAGTATGGTGCTATTCTTCTTAATTCCCTCATTATATCATAGCAGATAGTTATCTTAGATTTTACAACGCCTCTACCTTCACAATAAGGGCAAGGCTCTGTTAGAATTTTTGTTAAGCTTTCTTGAACCCTTTTTCGTGTAATTTCGTATAGACCAAGTGGGGATATATTGACAACCGATGCCTTAGCTCTGTCATTAGCAAGTTCATCTTCCAATGTTTTAAGGACTTTTTCTTTATGCTCATCACGCTCCATATCTATAAAATCTACGATAATTATGCCACCAATATTTCTTAATCTGAGCTGCCAAGCTATCTCTTTTGCTGCTTCTATGTTTGTTTTAAGAATGGTTTCTTCAAAATTCCGCTTTCCTACATATTTCCCGGTATTTACATCTATAACGGTTAATGCTTCAGCCTGGTCAATAACGATATAACCGCCGGACTTGAGCCACACTCTCCTGTCTGTAAGTCTGTTTAACTCAATTTCAATATTGTAATAGTCAAAAATAGGCAATTCCCCTTCGTAAAGCTCAATCTTCAAATGAGCGTTGGGGAGAAACTCTCTTACAAATTCCTTTATCTTTAAAAGCTCACTTTTATTATCAACAATAATCTTTTTTACATCTTCGTTTGTATAATCTCTTAAGGTTCTATAAATGAGATCGAGGTCTTCATAAAGCAATGATGGTGCAGACGTTTTTTTGGCAAGGTCACTGGTTTTATTCCAAAGTCTCATAAGATAATCAAGGTCTGCCTTTAAATCATCAATATTGGAGCCTTCACATACAGTCCTTGCTATAAGCCCTATTCCCGCCGGCTTTATCTCAGTTAGAATATTTTTTAATCGCTCCCTTTCCTCTTCATTTTCTATTTTCCTTGACACACCTATGTGATCGTATGTAGGCATTAGTACAAGATGCCTACCTGGGATCGTCAAGTGAGTAGTAATCCTTGCTCCTTTTTGACCGATTGGCTCTTTGGCAATCTGAACTGTTATCTCTTGCCCTTCACGAATAAGATCTTCAATGGGTACATATATGTTGTCATTTTTATTTGATTTAACTTCAGTTTCATCAATAACATCAACCACTCTGTCTTCTAAAAGAGAAAAGAGTTCAGCATCTTCAACATAGACATCTGCGACATGTAAAAAGCAAGCTTTGGGCAGCCCCACATCAACAAAGGCGGATTGCATACCGGGTAATACTTTTACAACTTTTCCCTTATATATATTACCAACAATCCCTTTGTTTCTTGCCCTTTCTACGTATATTTCCGAAACACTTCCGCCATCGAGTATGGCCACTCTTACTTCGTTTACCGTTGAATTTATAATTATATCTTTTGGCACCTGTTATCCTTTCAATTTAATGATTATTTCCTTTGCAATCTGCTTTAAGGTTTCAAATACTCCGACACCTTTTATCGCTACTGCTTCAAACGACTTTACATTTCTATAATTGAGAGCTTCTTCAAGCTCTTTTACAGGGACGATGTCCGGGAGATCTCTTTTGTTATATTGCAATACGAGAGGGATAGTATCCAAATCGTAACCATGCTCTTGAAGATTATCTCTAAGGTTATCAAAGCTGTCAAGGTTTGCATCCATCCTGTCTACCTGAGAGTCAGCTACAAATACTACGCCATCAGCCCCTTTCAATATCAATTTTCTACTTGCATCGTAAAATACCTGCCCTGGAACAGTGTAAAGATGAAACCTTACCTTAAAACCTTTAATTTCTCCAAGCTTAAGGGGCATAAAATCAAAAAACAACGTCCTATCTGTTTCCGTGGCAAGAGAAATCATTTTCCCTTTTAGATTGGGATCGGTTTTATCGTAAATGTATTGAAGATTGGCAGTTTTACCGCAAAGTCCCGGGCCGTAATAGACTATTTTACAATTTATTTCTCTGGTAGAATAATTTATGAAGGACACTATTTTCCCCCTATGTCAAATAAGTTATCAATATCGTCTTCTGTTATATCGGAAAATATATTTTCTTTGTCTCCCTGAGTAGCATTTTTTTCAAGCTCTATAAGGAGTCTTTCAAACACTTTGAGAGATTTTTTGACCCTAAGTCTTATAAGTCCTAAGGAAGTGGATTCGTCAAATATAACAACAAGTATCAATTTTCCTGAAACAAGGCTTATATGGACATGCTCATTTTCCCCTTCATGAAAAAGTATAGAAAATTCCTTTTCTCCAAGAAGGTTGGCGAGTCCGCCAGTGGCTGCTACATTTCCTGCCACAAGGGCACCGATAGATGTTTTGTCATAGCTTTCAGTATTTTTGCTTGAGCCTATCAGCTGTCCATTTTTATCAATAAGAAAAGTAGCTTTCGCATTGGATTCTATTTTTAACCTATCAAGTTCGGACTCAAACTTGCTAAGAATCCCTTCATCCGAAAACCAAAAAAGGTTGTCCATTTATACCCCATTTAACAAATTATAACTTATAATATCATATTATTTTGCAACTTTAAACTTAAAATAAATTTGCAATCCCTTTTGTTACTTCGAACGTTAACCTACTAACGCATTTCTCTCCTATTTTCAATAGATTTAAGAATAGTTACCTCGTCAGCGTATTCAAGATGGCTACCTATGGGGATGCCGCTTGCTATCCTTGTAATAAGCAGTTTATTTATATGGGATAGCCTTTTTTTTATATAAATAGCAGTAGTTTCACCTTCTATATCCGGGTTTGTGGCAATAATGATTTCGTTAATATTTTCTGATTCTACGCGCTTGATTAGTTCATTTATCCTGAGTTTGTCAGGTCCGATATCATCAAGGGGGGCTATTTTCCCACCTAAAACATGATATAGTCCATCATATCTGCCAGATGCTTCAATTATAAAAACATCTTTAGGCTCTTCCACAACGCAGATAGTGTCGTTATTTCTCCCGGTGTCAGCGCATATGGCACAGATATCAGACTCTGATATGCCAAAGCATTTTTTGCATATCCGTGTATTCTTTTTTAAATTTACAAGGGTATTGGATAGTCTTTCAATGTCAGGCAAATCTTTATTCAGTAGATAAAGTGCAAGACGCATCGCCGTTTTTTTCCCGATGCCCGGCAATTTGCTAAGCTCAAAAACGCAATCATCAAAAGATTTTATTTTGAACATCTATTAGAACATTCCAGGAAAATTCAGCCCCATCCCACCGGTTACGCTTGCCATTTTTTCCTGAAGCATTTCTTGTGATTTCTTTATCCCCTCATTAACCGCAGCAACTATTAAGTCCTGCAACATATCCACATCTTCCGGGTCAACGACACTTTTCTCAATAGTAATACTTACTACCTCCTGTTTACCGTTTACTTTAACAGTAACCATACCGCCACCTGCACTAGCTTCTACAACCTCTTTTGCTGCTTCTGCCTGCATTTCTTCCATCTTTTTTTGCATCTTTTGTGCTTGTTTCATAATCTGTTGAATATTCATACTGTTCACCTCATTTTATTTATTAATTACTTTTTACTAAATTATAAAGTTAAGATTTTGTAAGGAGCGTTATTTTATCTATTTTACAGTCAAACTCATTTTTTATAAGGTTGACTATTTCGTCATTTTCTGCTTCTTGCTTCATTTTTCTCTGCTGGAATGTTTCCGCTTCATATATTTTTTCAATTATCGTTTTTTTTTTATTGTTATTGTCTAAAATAATTTCAAAATCTTTAAAATCAGCATTGTATTTTAGCAGCAACTCTTTTGCAAGGTTGAAATTTTCTCTTTTAGCTGTCAACTCATAATGAAATTTTTTTTCATCGCTGAAACCTATTGTAAGCTTTCCGTTTGAGAATGAAGATATAAATCCGTGGCTCAGATTTGCTGAAAGTGCGGGCTTGATATCAGCTAACTTTTTCAAGAAGGAATTCCACTTATCTTCTATTGTCTCATCTTTTGGGGCAGATTGCTCTTTTATTTCTGCCTGATGACCGGATGTTTTCTGAGTGACAGGCTTTGTCTGAGTTGAGCCAACGGGTATTATTTCTGAAATTCTGCAAGCCTTATATATCCCAAATTCAAAAATATATCTTGGGAGTGTAAGGGTTTTCATATCGTTGAGTGTTTTTTGGAAAATTTGGAATAATGCAAAAAGTTTTTGTTCAGTTGCCATTGGTAAAAGTATTTTAAATAATTCTTTTTCATCTTCAGTTAGATGGCTATCAAATTTTTTTGAACCGGCGACCCCAAAAAGAAGAATGCGAGTATATTCTATCAATGTTTTTACTACATACTGGAAATTAAGCCCCTTGCTATCTATTTCTTCAATTAAGTCGTAAATATCTTCTATCTTTTCATATATAATATTTTTAAAAAGTTCTTCTATAAGCTTTTTATCTGACATGCCAAGAAGGAAAAGAGTATCTTTATAGGTAACTTTATTGTCACCGAATGCTATTACCTGGTCAATAAGAGAAAGTGCATCCCGCATACATCCTTCAGAATTTCTTATGATTATATTGAGAGCATCATTTTCATAAACGATTTCCTCTTTTTCCATAATTTTTTGAAGGTACTTGTACATAAAATCATGAGGAATTTTTTGAAAGTCAAATTTTTGGCATCTGGACAGAATTGTAGCTGGTATTTTATGTGCATCGGTTGTAGCCATTATAAAGATAACGTATTCGGGCGGTTCCTCCAGAGTTTTAAGAAGGGCGTTAAATGCTGCGTCAGTTAACATATGGACTTCATCTATAATATAAACTTTATATTTGCACTTTACAGAAACAAATTTTACGTTTTCGCGAAGCTGCCTAATTTCATCAATTCCCCTGTTAGAAGCTCCATCAATTTCAACCACATCCATTGATGTCCCGTTTGTAATTTCTTTACAGTTGTCACAAATATTACATGGGTTAATACTTTCAGGCTTTAAACAATTTATGGCCTTTGCGAATATTCTTGCAAGGCTAGTTTTGCCAACCCCTCTTGGCCCTGTAAATAGGTATGAATGAGATATTTTGCCAAGCTCTATTGCATTTTTTAGGGTATCAACAACAAATTCTTGATAGACTACCTCATCAAAATTTTGTGGTCTATATTTCCTGGAAAGAGGGAGATAAGACATTAAAAGCGCTCCAAAACATGTTCTATCATAACTATAACTGCTCCTGTACTATGAAATAAGAGATCATTCCAAATGATATAACAAATTGATTTTTAAATCAACCGCCAAAGATTCTGGCATCAACCTATTTTCTACATCTCAATAGATTATCGATAAATGTAAAAAATTATGTTCAAAGTTGGTGCTAAGTATTGAGCTTATAAGACCTTTATAATCATTACAACCTCTACCAACCTACATAATATTATTTAAATACTTTCATCTTTACTTACGAGTGTGTGGTGATTAATCAACTTTTTCATAACTGTAAGAATTAGCTTTGTGATGATAGTAAGATAACATGGACAAGTGGTATAAAAAAACCGGGCAAAAGCCCGGCTCTATTTATTTTTTGATTTTGTACACCAAGGCGCTTGCAACACCTATAGATGAGTATGTACCTACAACTATTCCTATTAAAAGTGCAAATGAGAATCCGTTTATGACCTCACCTCCAAAAAGGTAAAGGGCAAGTACAGCTAAAAGGGTAGTTCCTGAAGTGAGAATTGTTCTGCTTAAAGTTTCATTGATACTTTTATTTATGACTTCATAGATAGTTAATTTACCTGCACTATTTTTTATCTTTTCCCTTATTCTATCAAAAACAACAATTGTGTCATTCAGTGAGTAACCAACAATTGTCAAAAGAGCTGCAACGATAGGAAGAGTGATTTCCTTTCCAAGCAGACTGAATATACCAAGCGTGATAATTACGTCATGAAAAAGGGCAAGTACTGCACCTACAGAAAAAATAAACTCAAATCTCAGTGAAACATATATCAAAATACCAATAAGAGAATAAATGATTGCCATTATTGCCTTCTTTTTCAGCTGTCCACCTACTTGCGGCCCAACCTGCTCTACCCTCTCGATGACAATTTTCTGATTACCTGAAACTTCCTTTATTTTTGTTTGAATTGCATCCGCAGTCTCTTTAAGACCGGCTGATGTCTTTTCAACACGTATTAGTATGTCATTTGGTTCCCCAAAAGTCTGAATTACCATTTCACCTAAATTCAAATCTTTGAAAGAATTTCTCAGTTTGTCAAGGTCAGGAGTGCTCTCAAATTTCACCTGCACTACTGTTCCCCCTGCAAAATCTATCCCATAATTGAAGCCCTTAGTGAAAATTAAAAAGAGGCTTAATATGACAAGAGCTCCAGATATGACAAAGAATAACTTTGACTTGCCAAGAAAATCTATGTTTACATTAGATTTAATTAATTCTACCATATCCCATCCCCTTTATATACTTAAGTTTTTTGTGTCTTTGCCGCCGAAGAACGTCATAAAGATAGTCCTTGTAACAAAGATGGCGGTAAACATTGAAGACAGGATACCGATAGAAAGTGTTACGGCAAACCCTTTGATAGGACCAGTTCCAAATTGAAAGAGTACAAGTGCAGCAATAAGTGTGGTTATGTTTGCGTCAAGAATTGTTGACATTGCTTTTTCATAACCAGCTTCAATTGCATTCAGAGGGGTTCGTCCAATCCTTAATTCTTCCCTTATTCTTTCAAATATGAGAACATTTGCGTCTACAGACATCCCGATTGTTAGAATAATACCTGCGATACCCGGAAGTGTAAGTGTTGCACCGAATGCACTCATTACTCCTAATATTAATATAAAGTTTAGTAGGAGCGCAATATTGGCAATAACGCCTGATACCCTGTAGTAGAAAAGTATAAAAATCATAACTGCTAAAAACCCTATAACAGCCGCTTTGACCCCTTTAGTGATTGAGTCAAAACCGAGAGATGGTCCTACTGTCCTGTTTTCAAGAACTACAACCGGTGCAGGAAGACTACCTGCCCTAAGTACTATGGCCAAGTCTTTCGCTTCATCCATAGTGAAGTTACCAGAAATTTGAGCTTCTCCGCCACTAATTCTTTCTCTGATTACAGGCGCAGAGTAGACATTATTGTCAAGAACAATAGCAAGTCTTTTGTTTACGTTTTCTGCGGTGATTTGATCGAAAAGTTTGCTACCTGCCGAATCGAATTTAATAAGTACATAAGGTTCATTAAACTGAGATGAAATTCTCACTTCGGCATCAGTTAAATATTCTCCTGTAAGAACAGCTTCCCTTTTTAATACATAAGGGATTTCCTGCTTTAGCTTTC encodes the following:
- a CDS encoding GTP-binding protein, with amino-acid sequence MSFINYSTREINCKIVYYGPGLCGKTANLQYIYDKTDPNLKGKMISLATETDRTLFFDFMPLKLGEIKGFKVRFHLYTVPGQVFYDASRKLILKGADGVVFVADSQVDRMDANLDSFDNLRDNLQEHGYDLDTIPLVLQYNKRDLPDIVPVKELEEALNYRNVKSFEAVAIKGVGVFETLKQIAKEIIIKLKG
- a CDS encoding YbaB/EbfC family nucleoid-associated protein encodes the protein MNIQQIMKQAQKMQKKMEEMQAEAAKEVVEASAGGGMVTVKVNGKQEVVSITIEKSVVDPEDVDMLQDLIVAAVNEGIKKSQEMLQEKMASVTGGMGLNFPGMF
- a CDS encoding RlmE family RNA methyltransferase, which produces MYKRKDGYYKMAKAEGYSSRAAYKLKEINDKYKLIKKGDTVLDAGCAPGGWLQVLSEIVGNSGKIVGVDILDIKNVKGENIHFIKGDLTEAKTLEEVLTYSNRYHTVVSDAAPNTSGQKIVDHMNSLELVKTIFNFTKKVLVKNGNFLFKLFDGEDRDDFIKELKNYFKNVKILRPDATRKNSFEIYVICQGFSGNEQ
- the larB gene encoding nickel pincer cofactor biosynthesis protein LarB yields the protein MNSKILSEILKKVENGNLSADEALKELKIAEMRGKDFFIDTLRNLRQGFEEIIYGKHKSKFQIEKIAEQYLNNNVNFLCTGLDDDKMNYLKGKFPDCEFLHHASMMRKVYTPKKIKGHVCIVTAGTSDLKVAYEAQETLNTLGAKSEIYADIGVAGMHRIFEFKDRIEKSDVLIAIAGMEGALPSVLGGMFAMPIIAVPTSVGYGTALNGFTPLFAMLTSCASGILVTNIDNGFGAAMAAFRILKGKYD
- the recR gene encoding recombination mediator RecR, coding for MFKIKSFDDCVFELSKLPGIGKKTAMRLALYLLNKDLPDIERLSNTLVNLKKNTRICKKCFGISESDICAICADTGRNNDTICVVEEPKDVFIIEASGRYDGLYHVLGGKIAPLDDIGPDKLRINELIKRVESENINEIIIATNPDIEGETTAIYIKKRLSHINKLLITRIASGIPIGSHLEYADEVTILKSIENRREMR
- the secF gene encoding protein translocase subunit SecF, whose amino-acid sequence is MVELIKSNVNIDFLGKSKLFFVISGALVILSLFLIFTKGFNYGIDFAGGTVVQVKFESTPDLDKLRNSFKDLNLGEMVIQTFGEPNDILIRVEKTSAGLKETADAIQTKIKEVSGNQKIVIERVEQVGPQVGGQLKKKAIMAIIYSLIGILIYVSLRFEFIFSVGAVLALFHDVIITLGIFSLLGKEITLPIVAALLTIVGYSLNDTIVVFDRIREKIKNSAGKLTIYEVINKSINETLSRTILTSGTTLLAVLALYLFGGEVINGFSFALLIGIVVGTYSSIGVASALVYKIKK
- a CDS encoding sensor histidine kinase, coding for MTKVKIVIRYFMLLEFIIYLFYGLSFFIMGFAILLKDKRFSRLEIANTLRHLAFFAILHGIHEWLDLYLLTSKIYMSNEIFLIWHKYKFALLLISFLFLFYFGFKSLLIVSSININKSIKTFLVSVMALIALPTYIYSFQISNDSLIRYIFGFSSATLSGLVFIILSHRYAKKNISSYKNLLKCGYLFIGYGIFSGLITSDYLIDKLAVISIRGLLAIFIFIFLFRFLKVFDDEFIQILEDNLNKSALNDRFSSIGKLAMGIAHEINTPLTNATMVIEILKSKLESNNPKVMEKLNSLEKNIDRAAKIAKELLLFSKNDKIELFEIVNISEIIEGIKFFIKNHPKFKYVRFDINSDFGFECIPHKIEELLVNLILNAFDATPENPEIVISADSTDRYVHLYVQDNGIGIDDSIKNKIFDPFFTTKKPNEGTGLGLYLCYNIVKIHKGIISLEQREDGKTTFAIKLPRYQD
- the dnaX gene encoding DNA polymerase III subunit gamma/tau, encoding MSYLPLSRKYRPQNFDEVVYQEFVVDTLKNAIELGKISHSYLFTGPRGVGKTSLARIFAKAINCLKPESINPCNICDNCKEITNGTSMDVVEIDGASNRGIDEIRQLRENVKFVSVKCKYKVYIIDEVHMLTDAAFNALLKTLEEPPEYVIFIMATTDAHKIPATILSRCQKFDFQKIPHDFMYKYLQKIMEKEEIVYENDALNIIIRNSEGCMRDALSLIDQVIAFGDNKVTYKDTLFLLGMSDKKLIEELFKNIIYEKIEDIYDLIEEIDSKGLNFQYVVKTLIEYTRILLFGVAGSKKFDSHLTEDEKELFKILLPMATEQKLFALFQIFQKTLNDMKTLTLPRYIFEFGIYKACRISEIIPVGSTQTKPVTQKTSGHQAEIKEQSAPKDETIEDKWNSFLKKLADIKPALSANLSHGFISSFSNGKLTIGFSDEKKFHYELTAKRENFNLAKELLLKYNADFKDFEIILDNNNKKKTIIEKIYEAETFQQRKMKQEAENDEIVNLIKNEFDCKIDKITLLTKS
- a CDS encoding roadblock/LC7 domain-containing protein is translated as MDNLFWFSDEGILSKFESELDRLKIESNAKATFLIDKNGQLIGSSKNTESYDKTSIGALVAGNVAATGGLANLLGEKEFSILFHEGENEHVHISLVSGKLILVVIFDESTSLGLIRLRVKKSLKVFERLLIELEKNATQGDKENIFSDITEDDIDNLFDIGGK
- the secD gene encoding protein translocase subunit SecD — translated: MKYKFRWATIAAIVIAALVMMLPLKEKIKLGLDLQGGMHVVLGVETEKAVDGKLDTIVTQLKKELKNANIKYSFAQKTKDGKIKLGFQEASLTDKARDLITKNYPYLVDSSLSNDPEILVFSLDQKEYDKIKDYAVEQAVQVIRNRIDQFGVSEPVIQRQGKNEILVQLPGITDPDRAIDLIGKTAQLRFHIVDENVSTQDAINGNLPFDDILLYSKEYDKVTGKLKQEIPYVLKREAVLTGEYLTDAEVRISSQFNEPYVLIKFDSAGSKLFDQITAENVNKRLAIVLDNNVYSAPVIRERISGGEAQISGNFTMDEAKDLAIVLRAGSLPAPVVVLENRTVGPSLGFDSITKGVKAAVIGFLAVMIFILFYYRVSGVIANIALLLNFILILGVMSAFGATLTLPGIAGIILTIGMSVDANVLIFERIREELRIGRTPLNAIEAGYEKAMSTILDANITTLIAALVLFQFGTGPIKGFAVTLSIGILSSMFTAIFVTRTIFMTFFGGKDTKNLSI
- a CDS encoding 3'-5' exonuclease, with translation MIKHFSEESILLLDKPLNEVEYVVFDLETTGIFPERGDRIIEIGAVKIKNNFKISKTKFHRLIKTTQTVSDSSFEIHKITEDELKNGEEECVAIYDFIDFARGSVLVAHDASKDMAFLKHSLKDYFVENPFDIVIDTLSLSKKIAPLASGHSLDAIIERYSLRGKSGFKRHRALYDAEVTALFFRFGVKKLFKNQCFSLFELIEFLDRRK
- a CDS encoding FmdB family zinc ribbon protein, translating into MPLYEYRCSKCNNLFQLMEKISALNESRKCPKCGGDSKKIISLSSFHLKGGGWYVTDYKGKSNGNSANKESACSAASSESPKCASCPASETK
- a CDS encoding Rne/Rng family ribonuclease, with the translated sequence MPKDIIINSTVNEVRVAILDGGSVSEIYVERARNKGIVGNIYKGKVVKVLPGMQSAFVDVGLPKACFLHVADVYVEDAELFSLLEDRVVDVIDETEVKSNKNDNIYVPIEDLIREGQEITVQIAKEPIGQKGARITTHLTIPGRHLVLMPTYDHIGVSRKIENEEERERLKNILTEIKPAGIGLIARTVCEGSNIDDLKADLDYLMRLWNKTSDLAKKTSAPSLLYEDLDLIYRTLRDYTNEDVKKIIVDNKSELLKIKEFVREFLPNAHLKIELYEGELPIFDYYNIEIELNRLTDRRVWLKSGGYIVIDQAEALTVIDVNTGKYVGKRNFEETILKTNIEAAKEIAWQLRLRNIGGIIIVDFIDMERDEHKEKVLKTLEDELANDRAKASVVNISPLGLYEITRKRVQESLTKILTEPCPYCEGRGVVKSKITICYDIMRELRRIAPYFTKKSIMVEAHPDIVDMILSYERESIDDIELMYNISVEIKSNETYHLEHYEVVPY